In Canis lupus familiaris isolate Mischka breed German Shepherd chromosome 9, alternate assembly UU_Cfam_GSD_1.0, whole genome shotgun sequence, a single window of DNA contains:
- the MRPS2 gene encoding 28S ribosomal protein S2, mitochondrial isoform X4: MAPAATAPRLLGAGVWPRALRPPLLGTATPGRARPGGRTLAGAAIPAVGEPEGSADISHHILSEPLKHSDFFNVKELFSVRSLFNARVHLGHKAGCRHRFMEPYIFGSRLGQDIIDLEQTAVHLQLALNFTAHVAYRKGIILFVSRNRQFSHLIETTAQDCGEYAHTRYFKGGLLTNSSLLLGSMVRLPDLIIFLHTLNNVFEPHVAVRDAAKMHIPTVGIVDTNCNPCLITYPIPGNDDSPPAVHLFCRLFRTTINRAKQKRRQIEALAPLETFGAQQAHGGHAACPERTRQETRLSWTLKSLTHALNRVLCASDAPMPGDFSFPTKLCQGRAASSTSLFLELLCNLRLQGKSPQRSTPRLEQTSKANPRIPTE; the protein is encoded by the exons TGCGGCCGCCTCTGCTCGGGACGGCGACCCCGGGGCGGGCCCGGCCCGGCGGCAGGACCTTGGCAGGCGCCGCGATCCCCGCGGTCGGCGAGCCGGAGGGCAGCGCGG atATCAGCCACCATATCCTCAGTGAGCCTCTCAAGCACTCAGATTTCTTCAACGTCAAGGAGTTGTTTTCTGTGAGAAGTCTCTTCAACGCCCGGGTGCACCTGGGACACAAAGCCGGCTGTCGGCACAG GTTTATGGAGCCATATATTTTTGGGAGCCGCCTGGGCCAGGACATCATCGACTTGGAACAGACGGCAGTGCACCTGCAGCTGGCATTGAATTTCACGGCCCATGTGGCCTATCGCAAGGGCATCATCTTGTTCGTGAGCCGCAACCGGCAGTTCTCACACCTGATCGAGACCACAGCCCAGGACTGCGGCGAGTATGCCCACACCCGCTACTTCAAGGGTGGCCTGCTGACCAACAGCTCTCTCCTCTTGGGCTCCATGGTCCGCCTGCCGGACCTCATCATCTTCTTGCACACACTCAACAACGTCTTCGAGCCCCATGTGGCTGTGAGAGACGCGGCCAAGATGCACATTCCCACGGTGGGCATCGTGGACACCAACTGCAACCCATGCCTCATCACGTACCCCATCCCTGGCAATGATGACTCACCCCCGGCTGTGCACCTCTTCTGCAGGCTCTTCCGGACCACCATCAACCGGGCCAAGCAGAAGCGGAGGCAGATTGAGGCCCT GGCTCCACTTGAGACCTTTGGGGCCCAGCAGGCCCACGGAGGACACGCAGCCTGTCCAGAGAGGACCCGGCAGGAAACACGCTTGTCTTGGACTCTGAAAAGCCTCACTCATGCCTTGAATCGGGTCCTGTGTGCATCGGATGCTCCCATGCCAGGTGACTTTTCGTTCCCTACCAAACTATGCCAGGGCCGGGCGGCTTCCTCCACTTCACTGTTTCTGGAGCTGCTTTGTAACCTAAGGCTGCAGGGCAAGTCCCCGCAGAGGAGCACACCCAGGTTGGAACAAACCAGCAAAGCAAACCCCAGGATTCCCACAGAATAA
- the LOC119873351 gene encoding translation initiation factor IF-2-like isoform X1, whose product MCPERSGTAVGAGAGRRRALTGTLGRLRRGSACASPSHREVAAPTVCGQGRDRTDPVPGTSSAEGGPRQTREVGGGSAPRRQAGALTPWMEGSPLWGHPAPPAAQACPCLGGLGGGWGGPGVGLDHPQGLRGLRGRVGQAPELLSALLPPGHLAGPVLGGPLSALRHVCVRPGSRRSGRRTVERARQAAMPPGGLPGTVSAERHTGDGQGAGQRTPAPASGGRAGAPPRQCRPVEAQDGYSQGRVSRSRARRRPGKSSWPDAALVTALLVLNLTLLLEAELTRPSLRAPAFQRQASTCSLGWRSSIQEHVFLLLPYVWMLQREDCTPCQQCHPRGVSWQGSPTPLAT is encoded by the exons ATGTGCCCTGAACGGAGTGGGACAGCTGTCGGTGCAGGGGCGGGGCGGCGAAGGGCCCTGACAGGGACACTGGGCAGGCTGCGCAGGGGATCCGCCTGTGCCTCCCCCTCACATAGAGAAGTAGCAGCACCTACTGTGTGCGGCCAGGGCAGGGACAGGACAGACCCTGTGCCTGGCACCTCCAGTGCAGAGGGAGGACCCAGACAGacaagggaggtgggaggggggtcaGCTCCCCGGAGGCAGGCAGGGGCGCTCACACCATGGATGGAGGGCTCCCCCCTGTGGGGACATCCAGCCCCGCCTGCTGCCCaggcctgcccctgcctgggtggccttgggggtggctggggtgggCCCGGGGTCGGGCTGGACCATCCCCAGGGGCTCAGGGGTCTGCGTGGGAGGGTGGGCCAGGCCCCTGAGCTGCTGtctgccctcctgcctccaggGCACCTGGCGGGACCGGTCCTCGGAGGACCTCTGTCAGCCCTCAGACACGTGTGTGTCCGACCTGGGAGCAGGAGGTCGGGGCGCAGGACAGTGGAGAGGGCCAGGCAGGCTGCGATGCCTCCAGGGGGGCTGCCGGGCACTGTCTCTGCAGAGCGCCACacaggagatgggcagggggctgggcagcggACACCTGCTCCAGCttctggagggagggcaggggcaccACCCCGCCAGTGCAGGCCAGTAGAGGCTCAGGATGGGTACAGCCAAGGAAGGGTTTCCAGATCCAGGGCCCGGAGAAGGCCGGGGAAGTCCTCCTGGCCAGATGCTGCCCTGGTCACTGCCCTGCTGGTCCTGAACCTGACTCTGCTCCTAGAGGCGGAGCTCACGAGGCCGAGCCTGAGG GCACCCGCATTCCAGAGACAGGCCTCTACATGCTCACTTGGTTGGAGATCATCTATCCAAGAGCATGTTTTCCTGCTGCTTCCATATGTCTGGATGTTGCAGAGGGAGGACTGCACGCCCTGCCAGCAGTGCCACCCGCGGGGAGTGTCCTGGCAGGGCTCCCCGACGCCTCTGGCCACTTAG
- the LOC119873351 gene encoding translation initiation factor IF-2-like isoform X2 gives MCPERSGTAVGAGAGRRRALTGTLGRLRRGSACASPSHREVAAPTVCGQGRDRTDPVPGTSSAEGGPRQTREVGGGSAPRRQAGALTPWMEGSPLWGHPAPPAAQACPCLGGLGGGWGGPGVGLDHPQGLRGLRGRVGQAPELLSALLPPGHLAGPVLGGPLSALRHVCVRPGSRRSGRRTVERARQAAMPPGGLPGTVSAERHTGDGQGAGQRTPAPASGGRAGAPPRQCRPVEAQDGYSQGRVSRSRARRRPGKSSWPDAALVTALLVLNLTLLLEAELTRPSLRREDCTPCQQCHPRGVSWQGSPTPLAT, from the exons ATGTGCCCTGAACGGAGTGGGACAGCTGTCGGTGCAGGGGCGGGGCGGCGAAGGGCCCTGACAGGGACACTGGGCAGGCTGCGCAGGGGATCCGCCTGTGCCTCCCCCTCACATAGAGAAGTAGCAGCACCTACTGTGTGCGGCCAGGGCAGGGACAGGACAGACCCTGTGCCTGGCACCTCCAGTGCAGAGGGAGGACCCAGACAGacaagggaggtgggaggggggtcaGCTCCCCGGAGGCAGGCAGGGGCGCTCACACCATGGATGGAGGGCTCCCCCCTGTGGGGACATCCAGCCCCGCCTGCTGCCCaggcctgcccctgcctgggtggccttgggggtggctggggtgggCCCGGGGTCGGGCTGGACCATCCCCAGGGGCTCAGGGGTCTGCGTGGGAGGGTGGGCCAGGCCCCTGAGCTGCTGtctgccctcctgcctccaggGCACCTGGCGGGACCGGTCCTCGGAGGACCTCTGTCAGCCCTCAGACACGTGTGTGTCCGACCTGGGAGCAGGAGGTCGGGGCGCAGGACAGTGGAGAGGGCCAGGCAGGCTGCGATGCCTCCAGGGGGGCTGCCGGGCACTGTCTCTGCAGAGCGCCACacaggagatgggcagggggctgggcagcggACACCTGCTCCAGCttctggagggagggcaggggcaccACCCCGCCAGTGCAGGCCAGTAGAGGCTCAGGATGGGTACAGCCAAGGAAGGGTTTCCAGATCCAGGGCCCGGAGAAGGCCGGGGAAGTCCTCCTGGCCAGATGCTGCCCTGGTCACTGCCCTGCTGGTCCTGAACCTGACTCTGCTCCTAGAGGCGGAGCTCACGAGGCCGAGCCTGAGG AGGGAGGACTGCACGCCCTGCCAGCAGTGCCACCCGCGGGGAGTGTCCTGGCAGGGCTCCCCGACGCCTCTGGCCACTTAG